The following proteins are co-located in the Sulfurospirillum tamanense genome:
- a CDS encoding cory-CC-star protein: MHPKFKAFLEGLDEFYHAPYRRTLTAAYRDENDVFMLMVFAEQLGVPNPVSFYTMELLPFMLEEFHEWHLRMGMEKSPLGHFGCC, translated from the coding sequence ATGCACCCCAAATTTAAAGCATTTTTGGAGGGGCTTGATGAGTTTTATCACGCCCCCTACCGTCGCACACTAACAGCTGCTTATAGAGATGAAAATGATGTTTTCATGCTCATGGTATTTGCAGAACAACTTGGTGTACCCAATCCCGTCTCGTTTTATACAATGGAATTACTCCCTTTTATGCTAGAAGAGTTCCATGAGTGGCATTTGCGAATGGGAATGGAAAAATCGCCTCTTGGGCACTTTGGATGTTGTTAA
- a CDS encoding ArsA family ATPase produces MAFANGNGKIASWALWMLLMIPQIQTPIVFVGGKGGVGKTTLSASIASKLAKESKKTLIVSTDPAHSLGDALDVELSSKPKAISPFLDAMELDAYEVTDTHFRGIEETLQGYADPKMFKKIKEHLELAKDSPGAQEAAILESICNLITLGNKYEHIVFDTAPTGHTIRLLSLPSIMSAWTEGLMRHQKEQEKVKNAAEVFWEKKKDYAFNPFKPSRKNRWDRALEKLEARKELFLQTSAILTDSTKSSIFLVMIPQVLPLEETKRAVEALGKFSINCAGIFINQIIPKDQESDFWQTQVSKQEDILQKIEKSLGEQNRFYIYLSPRDLRGTEELEKIDFTPLPIG; encoded by the coding sequence GTGGCATTTGCGAATGGGAATGGAAAAATCGCCTCTTGGGCACTTTGGATGTTGTTAATGATTCCACAAATTCAAACACCCATTGTATTTGTAGGCGGCAAGGGCGGAGTGGGTAAAACCACCCTCTCTGCCTCAATTGCTTCAAAACTAGCTAAAGAGAGTAAAAAAACTCTCATTGTATCCACAGATCCTGCTCATAGTTTAGGTGATGCACTAGACGTAGAGCTCTCTTCAAAGCCTAAAGCAATATCACCTTTTTTAGATGCAATGGAATTAGATGCCTACGAAGTGACAGATACTCATTTTAGAGGTATTGAAGAGACACTTCAAGGCTATGCAGATCCTAAAATGTTTAAAAAAATAAAAGAACATTTAGAACTAGCGAAAGATTCCCCAGGCGCCCAGGAAGCTGCAATTTTAGAAAGTATTTGTAATCTCATAACCTTGGGAAACAAGTATGAGCATATTGTTTTTGATACGGCACCGACAGGTCATACTATTCGTTTGCTTTCGTTGCCTAGCATTATGAGCGCATGGACCGAGGGATTAATGCGCCACCAAAAAGAGCAAGAAAAAGTTAAAAATGCAGCAGAAGTGTTTTGGGAAAAGAAAAAAGATTATGCTTTTAACCCCTTTAAACCCAGTAGAAAAAATCGTTGGGATAGAGCACTTGAGAAACTAGAGGCAAGAAAAGAACTATTTTTGCAAACAAGTGCAATCTTGACCGACTCGACAAAATCAAGCATTTTTTTAGTAATGATTCCCCAAGTTTTACCACTTGAGGAGACAAAGAGAGCTGTGGAGGCATTGGGAAAATTCTCAATAAATTGTGCTGGAATTTTTATAAATCAAATCATCCCAAAAGACCAAGAGAGTGATTTTTGGCAAACACAAGTTTCCAAGCAAGAGGATATTTTGCAAAAAATCGAAAAATCCCTTGGCGAACAAAATAGATTTTATATCTATCTCTCGCCTAGAGACTTACGAGGGACAGAAGAGCTTGAAAAAATTGACTTCACTCCCTTGCCCATAGGCTAA